The Edaphobacter flagellatus sequence ACCTTGAAGGTGCGCAGGTCGATGTGACGGACAGCAGCGCGGTGATCTCGCTCATCGGCGACATCGTCAAGCAGCATGGTCAACTCGATGTGCTGGTAAACTGCGTCGGCTCCTATGCTGGCGGGGTTTCTCTTTGGGAGACGGACCTCAAAGTCTTCGACCAGCAGTTCAATCTCAACTTCCGTTCCGGGCTCCTGCTTGCGCACTCCGCTATCCCATCCATGCTTCGGCAGGGAAGCGGCATCTTCATCAACATCGCCTCTAAGGCAGCCGTCGATCACGCCGCCGGAGCATCTGCATACGCATCCTCAAAGGCTGCAGCCGTCGCTTTGATAGATTCCCTCGCCGCCGACCTCAAGGGAACCGGCATTCGCGTGAATTCCGTTCTTCCCAGCATTATCGATACCCAGGCCAACCGCTCAGCGATGAGCAGCGCAAAGTTCGACCAGTGGTCGAAACCCGAGCAGATCGCAGATGTCATCCTTTTTCTCGCCAGCGATCGAGCCAGTCTCATCCACGGTGCCTCTATCCCTGTCTACGGGAAGAGTTAAATTTCCCTGCTCTATGCAACTCTTTGCTTTCTATAAAGATTTAATCTTTTAGCGTTGCAATAAGCTCAAGCAACTATATAACCTCCAGCAGACGTCGTATCCGTGGT is a genomic window containing:
- a CDS encoding SDR family NAD(P)-dependent oxidoreductase, whose amino-acid sequence is MNIDLANKVVLVAGGTGGLGRSVSMAFLAEGAKVVATYRNSSEFDALKQAATLAQNLEGAQVDVTDSSAVISLIGDIVKQHGQLDVLVNCVGSYAGGVSLWETDLKVFDQQFNLNFRSGLLLAHSAIPSMLRQGSGIFINIASKAAVDHAAGASAYASSKAAAVALIDSLAADLKGTGIRVNSVLPSIIDTQANRSAMSSAKFDQWSKPEQIADVILFLASDRASLIHGASIPVYGKS